ATGTGTTTGGGAAGGGGGCCTAGAACCTTCTCCATCATAGCAAGATGCTCCAAATTTTCATGTGTTTGAAATAAGGCCTCCCCCTAGAATTTCCATGCAGAACCAGAAGGACAACGTAAATTTCACAATAACCAGAGATACACGATAACTGGCACTGGATGTATGGGTAAAAATTAAGCAGTTCAGGTACAGAATGGCAGCTATTGTGAACTAACCGAGCAGAGCTCAACCAAAATGCATCCCACACTCCAAAGATCGCATGGATAATTCCACCCAAGACCTACAAAGAGAATAGcatatacaacaacaacaaaatattaagCAACATGGTCAAAAAATAAAGTGCACTAAAGTGAAGGGTGCATTGTCTATTGAAAACTGGATGAAAAAAATATTTCTTGTACCAAGGATAACTTCTGGGGCACGGTAATGCCTTGTTGACACAACGTAATTGTGGTCTTGATGATCGAATGTTGTACTTCCAAAATCGATAAGCTTGATAGCACTCGATTTTGGAAGGTTCTTGAAAACAGAACCATCCTTGGCTGGGCGTATAGGAATCTTCATGGAGAAAAGAAAACTGAGTTTAGAAAGAAAGAACAAAAAATTACTCATGCAGTAAAGAGCATTAAGTAACCAGCGGATCACCTCCAAAGAATGAATAAAAACAGAAGTATACATTCAGAAGATCTCAAATTTAGGCCAGGTTCTAATTTAGAAGTTCAGTACCTTATAATCATGAACCCTGATTGTATCAGCTGAAACAAGCAGAATGTTCTCTGGCTTAAGATCCGTGTGAATAAGCCGCAGGTCATGCATAACTGTGGAGGTAAGAAAAAATAGAATTGTTATGTATATGCACAAAAAGGGTGTTCCCAGTCCTGAAAGTTCCCACACAAGGTGGGATATGAGGAAGGGAATTTCTggacacaaaagaagaaaaaactatAGGTGCTTCAAACTGGCATACAGAGACAGAAATAAACAATTTAGCACACTAGGGCAAGGTTACAACAAAATAGTATATTTTTTTTCTTAGCAAACTACAGAATTAAACCGAATACTCACATGTAACAGACTCTAATATTTGTCTGGCAAACTCCCGAACAAGATCAATAGGAAATGAACGGTAGCTATTCTTTCGTAGGAAGTCGTATAAGCTTGGCCCAAGCTTCTCAAATACCTGAAAAGGTCATTAACTCGTGATTAAACTCTAGGCCATCAATAAAATAAAAGATAAGTATAACCTTcttgatccatatgtacttactaTACATATATGATTACGATAGTCAAACCAATTCCGTATTTGCACACAACTGCAGGCATAGAACCATTCATGCAAACCCATCAACTCAACATAGAGTTAAGAAGTAAATCAAGGAAGGTAAATTACTTACCGACTACCAGTAAAATCATGCTTCCCGAGTCTCTGAAGCACGTCAATTTCAATCATAGCAGCCTCTCGGTATTTCTGCAGGGAACGCACAATCTTGATAGCTACTGATTCTTGGTTTTCCAAGTCCCAGCATTCCAAAACTTGCCCAAAGGTCCCTGTAAAACGTTCAGAAAGGCAGATATTGGGTAAATAATGGCTCAACTTTATGAGAGACAATGTCTTACTATGATGTACTAGTATTCACTCTAAAACTAAACATTCCAAACAAAGACAAAGGGAGGAGAAGCAAACCAACCTTCGCCCATCTTGCTAAGTATCCTATCTGCATTGACACACAGGAAAACAATGAGAGAGCTTAGAATTAACTCAAACTGACTCTTCTGGAGGCAGTGAAACAGAGATGTTAAGTAAAGCTAGAAGGCATGAAGTTATTGAGCGGTTAGCACATATCTACAAGAGATGACCATGGCACATGGAAAACTTGCTACAAGCCAGGAAAAGAGTTTCAGAGAAACATTGGCATGGTTTAGTGGGAGTATTTGATGACTGATAAACCGGGAAATAATCATGCAAAGCAAGAATAACAAAGATGAAAGACTCATGCCCATATTTAACATTAACATTCAATATTGCAGGCACTTCACCACTAGAAACGTCGCCTAAATAAAGCAGCTAAAGGAAGTTAAATGTGTCAAGAAAACAAGTATCCAGTTcaagcaaaaataataataataataaataactaAAAGATTGAGCTGTGGGAAAGTACATCTTGGCGTAAGGTTCTCGCCGAGTGTGAAAACATAGTGTCCATCCTTGTCATCCGGCCTCCAAGGTGGCGAAAGATTCCGTGGTGGTCCAGCATAATAAATTGGTGGTGGCGGCAGGAAAGCAGTAGTGAAATTACCATTGATTAGTTCCTGCCCACAATATAGCATCGGGATTGCCTACAAAAGCCAGCAGTGATATTCTTAGTAACGACAAAAAACTCAACCGATCATGAGCATAGAAGAATTTAATTGAACAGAAACGGCCGAATGCCCGCCCGGCGATTTGCAGCACAATGACCACACACCGCCTGGCATTCTTTAAATTCACTGTCCAGTAGAGCAGCTCATCGAGCAACGCTTACGAGTTCTTCCAAAAGGTGGGACATTTGTTAATCGACGGTTATACGATAATTATTAACAGGTTTTATCTGCCAGCCCCATAAATTGTGCAACACAGAGGTTGCGCAGTCCTCCATCCCCACTTTCTATCCAAAATTTGTCTACGCACCACCAACTTGTTCTCAGCTTATTCCACTAATTCGCAGAATCCCACCGATTATCCGCAACAACCACGTGGCAGAGCCACCATACCACCAGCCCCCGCGCCTGGATCGAGCCGTCCCGCCCAAACGTGGCGAAACCAGGACTGGATCTAGCCCAAAAACCAACACCTAACAAGGCGCTCCGAAGCGGATCGAGGCGGGAACGGGGAGCACGATACCTTGGGAGGCGGGAAGAGCTGCGGCGCGGCATCCCAGGCGAGGCGGGGCCGCTTGCGCGGCCGGTTGTCGGCGGCCTGGTGCGGGTACTCGGGGAGCCACTGCGCCTCCATCGCCAGCGGGCTCGGGGCAGTCAATTACACCATGGGCGGGGCCAATTCGGCGGGGGATTCCGGCGCGCAGGGGAGGAATCGGGCGTCGATCTGGGGAATCCCGTGCGAGGGgaatggaggggggggggggggggggggagctcgAGGAAGAGGATGATAGTGGTTTGGTTTCGCCGTTGGGCGTACGCGGAACCCTGGTTTGGTCTGTATCGTGCGGGGAAGGTATGGCTAACTAACTATGGTTAAGCTCGTTTTTAGGCTCCGTCGCGCCGAAGAAGCGCGTTTGGTCCGTTGGATATTCTTCCCTGTGGCCTGTGGGCTGATCGGCGCCTCTCTTTCCTCTGCTACTCGTCGTAAAAATATCTTGGCCCGTTGGACTCGTTTGTGAGGTGCTTCTGTGATTTCGCGTCAAAATGTTTCGAATCCAAGCTGTCTTCCCAGCGGCAGTTGGATGGGAAATGGTTTCAGCTTTCGATGAACACACTGCATAGACATGTTCTTTTCAGATTAGCGAATCATCTGTCATGGCGCATGATAGTTTTTCAGATCTTGCAATCAATGATTAGGTGTTCATGATGATAACATGGCTTATATGTGGCTATCACAAAGTTTGCcttcttttgaaatatttatagCAAATATCAAACGAGCAATGGTATCCAGTTTGGATCGGGAGGAAAATAGCTTTTTGGCATGGGTGTGTCATTGTATATCGTGAGTTGTAACCTTGGTACATCACCGATTGCCATTGGGGGTCTACCATAATGACTAGTGTCGAGCTCTTTATGTATTGACTGAGTTGTGTGGTGGCTGATATGTAAAGTACCACATACCTTTGATGATTGAAACTACGggtaacaaaaaaaattagtttaaACATCAAGATGAAAGACGCAACTTTCCCTTTTGAGTCGCGATCACCAAAACGGCTAAAGTGTTCCCTCTTGTCCATGCATTAATCTCTCTTATCGCCCATTTGGATCATCTTGGATGGCTTCATTTTGGAACATACCTTTGATGATTGAAACTAAGGGTAACAAAAAAAAAGTTTAAACATCAAGATGAAAAACGCAGCTTTACCTTTTGAGTCGCGATCACCAAAACGGCTAAAGTGTTTCCTCTTGTCCATGCATTAATCTCTCTTATCTTATCGCCCCTTTGGATCATCTTGGATGGCTTCATTTTGGGGTGAAATTGTTGCGCTCTATGCATCCATTTGCATCgtcctgaaggcctcattttgagACGACATCACAAACACATGTGTGGTGCATCATATTGAAGAAGTTTCAGGAGCGGTCTGGTACGAGTGTGTTCGCATATTCTCAACGGAGCTATATGGTGAAGCTAGCATGCATGTTGTGGCTACTTTTCCGAGGTCAGGTAACTAGGGTCGTGTGGTCGACAAAACATAGGGTAATGAATCTTTCATCTTTTCGTTCTAACCTCTCAGGTGTATACCTCAAGATGATATTTGTTGGTTAGGTTAGATTTGGCAACTATGTTCGTGTGCACCATCCCGTTCTTGATAATCTTGTACTTATACTCATAATTATATACTATTCACTacatattgttggaattatgccctagaggcaataataaatatagttattattataattcctgtatcaagataatagtttattatccatgctataattgtattgaatgaagactcatttacatgtgtggatacatagacaaaacactgtccctagcatgcctctagttggctagccagttggtcaatgatagtcagtgtcttctgattatgaacaaggtgttgttgcttgataactggatcacgtcattgggagaatcacgtgatggactagacccaaactaatagacgtagcatgttgatcgtgtcattttgttgctactgttttctgcgtgtcaagtatttattcctatgaccatgagatcatataactcactgacaccggaggaatgctttgtgtgtatcaaacgtcgcaacgtaactgggtgactataaagatgctctacaggtatctccgaaggtgttagttgagttagtatggatcaagactgggatttgtcactccgtgtgacggagaggtatctcggggcccactcggtaatacaacatcacacacaagccttgcaagcaatgtaacttagtgtaagttgcgggatcttgtattacggaacgagtaaagagacttgccggtaaacaagattgaaataggtatacggatactgacgatcgaatctcgggcaagtaacataccgaaggacaaagggaatgacatacgggattatacgaatccttggcactgaggttcaagcgataagatcttcgtagaatatgtaggatccaatatgggcatccaggtcccgctattggatattgaccgaggagtctctcgggtcatgtctacatagttctcgaacccg
This genomic stretch from Hordeum vulgare subsp. vulgare chromosome 6H, MorexV3_pseudomolecules_assembly, whole genome shotgun sequence harbors:
- the LOC123401130 gene encoding serine/threonine-protein kinase AFC1-like; the encoded protein is MEAQWLPEYPHQAADNRPRKRPRLAWDAAPQLFPPPKAIPMLYCGQELINGNFTTAFLPPPPIYYAGPPRNLSPPWRPDDKDGHYVFTLGENLTPRYRILSKMGEGTFGQVLECWDLENQESVAIKIVRSLQKYREAAMIEIDVLQRLGKHDFTGSRCVQIRNWFDYRNHICIVFEKLGPSLYDFLRKNSYRSFPIDLVREFARQILESVTFMHDLRLIHTDLKPENILLVSADTIRVHDYKIPIRPAKDGSVFKNLPKSSAIKLIDFGSTTFDHQDHNYVVSTRHYRAPEVILGLGWNYPCDLWSVGCILVELCSGEALFQTHENLEHLAMMEKVLGPLPKHMIARADRRAEKYFRRGLRLDWPEGAASRESMKAVWKLPRLQNLVMQHVDHSAGDLIDLLQGLLRYDPDERLKARQALQHPFFTRCHRRCGY